The following are encoded together in the Chanodichthys erythropterus isolate Z2021 chromosome 16, ASM2448905v1, whole genome shotgun sequence genome:
- the LOC137003101 gene encoding HERV-H LTR-associating protein 1: MANLKLKHWISIRICAVIVTLFLIHVQVKRQSQLMQTEKRELLLSTEIPAEHIDPASIDLTGLVNTLINASQPGSQHLFSLLSVTSHSSLSLHKLTLLVYNISNFQDIESSLFSLRYCYCLTNRTNDLTDFTAILLDVMGNSTSYLQELFKSNSILSVSQKNSSDCIYICVMAGKTDSDLSQLWDMGSVTPLFNQTITEEVTRGNMTFPLLPFVWHDLPNNSDLVLWPKASTDSYSTPSTASHRSRVSTSDESKTEVPTTSATITSSPLIRWTVAPSTTATVTTTATVSMTDTSTSDLTTAVITQSKAETMTTQPTKTPHVTVTTVTSQTTTISLPTQKKTTTTSIQQLTKVSHTEKPGCPWRIELLRQGSEKEDLKETLEEEMIWGRATISSAKLQPCVFELCKFYSQCVCRGFSHRAAALQRYCVDSHHWYERHTAEVCSRMRRVTFSKNLKQKCLARMCVKI; this comes from the exons ATGGCTAATCTCAAACTAAAACATTGGATCAGCATCAGAATCTGTGCTGTCATAGTAACTCTGTTCCTTATTCATGTACAAG TTAAAAGACAAAGCCAgctgatgcaaacagaaaaacGAGAGCTCCTTCTATCCACAG AGATCCCAGCAGAGCACATTGACCCCGCCTCTATAGATCTTACTGGACTCGTCAACACACTCATCAATGCTTCACAACCAG GTTCACAGCACCTTTTCTCCTTACTCAGTGTGACGTCACACAGTTCACTCTCTCTCCACAAGCTCACGCTGCTGGTCTACAATA TCTCAAACTTTCAGGACATTGAGAGCAGTTTATTTTCCTTGAGATACTGTTACTGTCTGACAAACAGGACCAATGACCTCACAG ATTTCACGGCTATTCTGTTGGATGTGATGGGAAATTCCACCAGTTACCTGCAAGAACTATTTAAGTCCAACTCTATACTCTCAG tCAGTCAGAAGAACAGCTCTGATTGCATCTATATCTGTGTCATGGCTGGAAAGACAG ACAGTGATCTGTCTCAGCTGTGGGACATGGGCTCAGTCACACCTCTGTTTAATCAGACCATCACAGAGGAAGTAACCAGAG GTAATATGACATTTCCACTGCTGCCCTTTG TGTGGCATGACCTTCCAAACAACAGTGACCTGGTGCTGTGGCCTAAAGCAAGTACAGACTCCTACAGTACTCCCAGTACAGCTTCCCACAGGAGCAGAG TATCAACCAGCGATGAATCCAAAACTGAAGTGCCAACCACTAGTGCTACAATAACATCATCACCTCTTATTAGATGGACAGTTGCTCCTTCCACTACTGCCACTGTGACGACCACTGCTACTGTTTCTATGACAGACACATCCACTAGTGATCTCACAACTGCTGTGATAACCCAGTCAAAAGCTGAAACCATGACAACACAGCCAACAAAAACACCACATGTGACTGTTACCACAGTAACCTCACAGACCACAACAATTTCACTGCcaacacagaaaaaaacaaccaCGACAAGCATCCAGCAGCTTACTAAAGTATCTCATACAGAAAAACCAG GATGCCCATGGAGAATAGAGCTACTTCGTCAAGGAAGTGAGAAAGAGGACCTGAAAGAGACCCTTGAAGAGGAGATGATCTGGGGCAGAGCGACCATCAGCTCAGCGAAGCTGCAGCCATGTGTGTTTGAGCTGTGCAAGTTTTACTCTCAGTGCGTGTGCAGAGGATTCAGTCACAGAGCTGCAGCGTTACAGAG